A single Populus alba chromosome 7, ASM523922v2, whole genome shotgun sequence DNA region contains:
- the LOC118063299 gene encoding GTP-binding protein At3g49725, chloroplastic — protein MGMGMLGVAVRLGRCLKPQNTTILSSYSYHSSSSNRQRKNEDQVDSSFNRDPTSPPRLFVVQPRLRPDTLLQAKLNEALCLANSLEEQRDGHFDSDFFDKPLPPHILVQNPIFRSSKARADTYFGTGTVDDILCHIRAIESKDDVDAVFVNAILSGIQLRNLERKWNKPVLDRVSLIIEIFNAHAHTKEAKLQAELAALMYAKSRLVRVRSSDGRLTFGAFGDAEVVSARGRGSGGRGFTSGAGETELQLQRRRILERRETLRTQIKDVRRTRALQRASRKRHCQLDSQYLATVAVVGYTNAGKSTLVSALSGNDLYSDSRLFATLDARLKSVVLPSGRKVLLGDTVGFISDLPVQLVQAFRATLEEVVEADLLVHLMDSTAPNLEEHRATVLQALQQIGVSEEKLQNMIEVWNKIDYQEEMVADEYLCDGEDGEASSLSGDEGGDVASGADDEINGFSGRSEGDFEETIDNEQDDYSGDWLLSGDDQEMVGDHWLKTLDEQRDEALNDLGMEKVLQCQAQHGPHLKISAMTGVGLQELLELIDDRLKTQDEKFKEQNVVERGFFNKKWRPPRTEDAGIAAAEQ, from the exons ATGGGAATGGGAATGCTAGGAGTGGCAGTACGCTTAGGGCGGTGTCTGAAGCCCCAAAATACTACTATCCTCTCTTCATACTCATATCACTCGTCGTCTTCAAACCGACAAAGAAAGAACGAAGACCAAGTGGATTCGTCCTTCAACAGAGACCCAACAAGCCCACCTCGACTCTTTGTGGTGCAGCCTCGTCTCCGCCCCGATACTCTCCTTCAAGCCAAGCTCAACGAAGCTCTATGCCTCGCCAATTCCCTCGAAGAACAGCGTGATGGGCATTTCGATTCTGATTTCTTCGATAAGCCCTTGCCCCCTCACATCCTCGTTCAAAATCCCATCTTCCGTTCCTCTAAAGCTcgagcag ATACTTACTTTGGGACTGGGACTGTAGACGATATTTTGTGCCATATCAGAGCAATTGAGTCAAAg GATGATGTCGATGCTGTGTTTGTAAATGCTATTTTAAGTGGGATTCAACTGCGGAATTTGGAG CGGAAATGGAATAAACCTGTGTTAGACCGGGTGTCACTTATAATAGAGATATTCAATGCTCATGCCCATACAAAGGAGGCGAAACTTCAG GCGGAATTAGCGGCTCTAATGTATGCAAAGAGTAGACTTGTTCGAGTACGAAGTAGTGATGGTCGCTTGACTTTCGGAGCATTTGGAGATGCTGAAGTTGTTAGTGCCCGAGG GAGAGGAAGTGGAGGACGTGGCTTTACCAGTGGTGCTGGAGAAACTGAGCTTCAGCTTCAGCGGCGAAG AATATTAGAACGGCGTGAGACTTTGCGGACCCAAATCAAAGATGTTCGCCGTACTCGAGCTTTGCAGCGAGCTTCTCGTAAGAGGCATTGTCAATTGGATAGTCAATATTTGGCCACTGTAGCTGTTGTAGGGTACACAAATGCT GGAAAATCAACATTAGTTAGTGCACTCTCAGGGAATGATCTTTACAGTGATTCTCG GCTGTTTGCAACACTGGATGCTAGATTAAAAAGTGTTGTTCTTCCTTCAGG GAGGAAAGTGCTTCTTGGTGATACTGTGGGATTTATATCAGATTTGCCAGTGCAG TTGGTGCAAGCGTTTCGTGCAACTCTAGAGGAAGTGGTGGAAGCTGACCTCCTTGTG CATTTGATGGACTCTACTGCTCCTAATCTTGAGGAGCATCGAGCAACTGTGTTGCAAGCTCTTCAGCAAATAGGAGTGTCAGAAGAGAAATTACAGAATATGATTGAAGTCTGGAATAAG ATTGATTACCAGGAAGAAATGGTTGCTGATGAATATCTATGTGATGGTGAAGATGGTGAGGCTAGCAGTTTGTCTGGTGATGAAGGTGGTGATGTAGCATCAGGAGCAGATGATGAGATCAATGGTTTCTCTGGAAGAAGTGAAGGAGATTTTGAAGAGACGATAGACAATGAGCAAGATGATTACTCAGGCGACTGGCTGTTGTCAGGAGATGACCAAGAGATGGTAGGTGACCACTGGTTGAAGACTCTGGATGAGCAACGAGATGAGGCCTTAAATGACTTGGGGATGGAAAAAGTCTTACAATGTCAGGCCCAGCATGGTCCACATCTCAAAATATCTGCTATGACAGGAGTTGGCTTGCAAGAATTGCTGGAACTCATTGATGACAGGCTAAAGACTCAGGATGAGAAGTTCAAGGAACAAAATGTAGTGGAAAggggtttttttaataaaaaatggaggCCTCCACGTACAGAGGATGCTGGTATAGCAGCTGCTGAACAGTGA